The Lynx canadensis isolate LIC74 chromosome D1, mLynCan4.pri.v2, whole genome shotgun sequence genome has a segment encoding these proteins:
- the TRPC6 gene encoding short transient receptor potential channel 6 isoform X8, which translates to MFKTQDTDNRLAHRRQTILREKGRRLANRGPAYMFNDRSTSLSIEEERFLDAAEYGNVPVVRKMLEECLSLNVNCVDYMGQNALQLAVANEHLEITELLLKKENLSRVGDALLLAISKGYVRIVEAILSHPAFAEGKRLATSPSQSELQQDDFYAYDEDGTRFSHDVTPIILAAHCQEYEIVHTLLRKGARIERPHDYFCKCSECSQKQKHDSFSHSRSRINAYKGLASPAYLSLSSEDPVMTALELSNELAVLANIEKEFKNDYKKLSMQCKDFVVGLLDLCRNTEEVEAILNGDIEVYHGGGDHSRPNLSRLKLAIKYEVKKFVAHPNCQQQLLSIWYENLSGLRQQTMAVKFLVVLAVAVGLPFLALIYWFAPCSKMAKIMRGPFMKFVAHAASFTIFLGLLVMNAADRFEGTKLLPNETSTDNAKQLFRMKTSCFSWMEMLIISWVIGMIWAECKEIWTEGPKEYLFELWNMLDFGMLAIFAASFIARFMAFWHASKAQHIIDANDTLKDLTKVTLGDNVKYYNLARIKWDPSDPQIISEGLYAIAVVLSFSRIAYILPANESFGPLQISLGRTVKDIFKFMVIFIMVFVAFMIGMFNLYSYYIGAKQNEAFTTVEESFKTLFWAIFGLSEVKSVVINYNHKFIENIGYVLYGVYNVTMVIVLLNMLIAMINSSFQEIEDDADVEWKFARAKLWFSYFEEGRTLPVPFNLVPSPKSLFYLLLRLKKWISEMFQTHKKGFQEDAEMNKRNEEKKFGIWGSHEDLSKLSLDKKQKPEDRRAEVTCPVSFQTTARIQIQIYLIPKQALISTAPTWCISCLHPCGLNMLGHSKQSSIRSSQDFQLNSFNNPPGKYQKIMKRLIKRYVLQAQIDRESDDVNEGELKEIKQDISSLRYELLEEKTQNSEDLAELIRKLGEKLSTEPKQEEGNR; encoded by the exons CCAGGACACCGACAACAGACTGGCCCACCGGCGGCAGACGATTCTCCGTGAGAAGGGGAGAAGGTTAGCCAACCGAGGGCCAGCTTACATGTTTAACGATCGCTCAACAAGCTTATCTATTGAGGAGGAACGTTTTTTAGATGCTGCTGAATATGGCAACGTCCCAGTGGTGAGGAAGATGTTAGAAGAATGTCTGTCCCTCAATGTTAACTGTGTGGATTACATGGGCCAGAACGCCCTGCAGTTGGCCGTGGCCAACGAGCATCTGGAAATTACAGAACTTCTTCTCAAGAAAGAAAACCTCTCTCGTGTTGGGGATGCTTTGCTTCTAGCTATTAGTAAAGGTTATGTTCGGATCGTGGAAGCTATTCTCAGTCATCCAGCTTTTGCTGAAGGCAAGAGGTTAGCAACCAGCCCCAGCCAGTCTGAATTGCAGCAAGATGATTTTTATGCCTATGATGAAGACGGAACACGGTTCTCTCATGATGTGACTCCGATCATCCTGGCCGCCCACTGCCAGGAATATGAAATCGTGCATACCCTCTTGCGGAAGGGTGCTCGGATTGAACGGCCTCATGACTACTTCTGCAAGTGCAGTGAGTGCAGCCAGAAACAGAAGCATGACTCCTTTAGTCACTCCAGATCTAGGATTAATGCCTACAAGGGCCTGGCAAGTCCAGCTTACCTGTCACTGTCTAGTGAAGACCCAGTCATGACAGCTTTAGAACTCAGCAATGAGCTGGCCGTGCTGGCCAACATTGAGAAGGAGTTCAAG AATGACTACAAAAAACTGTCAATGCAGTGCAAGGATTTTGTTGTTGGACTCCTTGATCTGTGCAGAAATACCGAAGAAGTGGAGGCCATTCTGAATGGGGACATCGAAGTGTATCATGGTGGGGGAGATCACAGCCGTCCAAATCTCAGCCGCTTGAAACTTGCCATTAAATATGAAGTAAAAAAA TTTGTAGCTCATCCAAACTGTCAACAGCAGCTTCTGTCCATATGGTATGAGAACCTCTCCGGTCTGCGGCAGCAGACCATGGCGGTTAAGTTTCTCGTGGTCCTGGCGGTTGCTGTCGGATTGCCCTTCCTGGCTCTCATTTACTGGTTTGCTCCATGCAGCAAG ATGGCGAAGATTATGCGCGGACCGTTCATGAAGTTTGTGGCACACGCCGCTTCCTTCACCATTTTTCTGGGGCTGCTGGTGATGAATGCTGCTGACAGATTTGAAGGCACCAAACTCCTTCCCAACGAAACCAGCACAGATAATGCAAAACAGCTGTTCAGGATGAAAACGTCCTGCTTCTCATGGATGGAGATGCTCATTATATCCTGGGTAATAG GCATGATATGGGCCGAATGTAAAGAAATTTGGACGGAAGGCCCCAAGGAATACTTGTTTGAGTTGTGGAATATGCTTGATTTTGGTATGCTGGCGATCTTTGCTGCATCATTCATTGCGAGATTCATGGCATTTTGGCATGCTTCCAAAGCCCAACACATCATTGATGCAAATGATACTTTGAAGGACTTGACCAAAGTCACACTGGGAGACAATGTGAAGTATTACAATTTGG CCAGGATAAAGTGGGACCCCTCTGATCCTCAAATTATATCTGAAGGTCTTTATGCAATTGCTGTAGTTCTAAGTTTCTCAAGAATAGCTTATATTTTACCAGCCAATGAAAGCTTTGGACCTCTGCAGATATCACTTGGAAGAACAGTGAAGGACATCTTCAAGTTCATGGTCATATTCATCATGGTGTTTGTGGCCTTTATGATTGGAATGTTCAACCTCTACTCCTACTACATTggtgcaaaacaaaatgaagcttTCACAAC agTTGAGGAGAGTTTTAAGACACTGTTCTGGGCTATATTTGGACTTTCTGAAGTGAAGTCGGTGGTCATCAACTATAATCACAAATTCATTGAAAATATCGGTTATGTTCTTTATGGAGTCTATAATGTCACAATGGTCATTGTTTTGTTAAATATGTTAATTGCAATGATCAACAGTTCATTCCAGGAAATTGAG GACGATGCTGATGTCGAGTGGAAATTTGCAAGGGCCAAGCTTTGGTTTTCCTACTTTGAAGAGGGGAGAACATTACCTGTTCCCTTCAACCTGGTGCCAAGTCCAAAGTCCCTGTTTTATCTCTTACTGAGGCTTAAAAAATGGATTTCTGAGATGTTCCAGACCCATAAAAAAGGTTTCCAGGAGGATGCAGAGATGAACAAG agaaatgaagaaaagaaatttggaatTTGGGGAAGTCATGAAGACCTTTCAAAATTATCCCTTGACAAAAAACAG AAACCCGAGGACCGTAGAGCTGAAGTAACCTGCCCAGTCTCATTTCAAACAACAGCCAGAATTCAAATTCAGATCTACTTGATTCCAAAGCAAGCGCTTATAAGCACTGCCCCCACGTGGTGCATTTCATGTCTGCATCCCTGTGGACTGAACATG CTTGGGCATAGTAAACAATCAAGTATAAGGAGCTCACAAGATTTCCAGTTAAATAGTTTCAATAATCCTCCAGGAAAGTATCAG